Proteins found in one Pirellulales bacterium genomic segment:
- a CDS encoding DUF447 family protein, which translates to MPSSRRSVKSPLFTMILEGIVTTVGIDGGVNIAPMGPHVDLAMNQFVLRPFRTSTTYRNLKHSGEGVFHVTDDVWLLAHTAIGGLKWEVDLTPTTVIQGQRLTDCCRWYEFRVQSIDDRSERTEMVAQVVAAGQVRDFFGFNRGKHAVVEAAILATRVGILPPIEIHAEMKRLQPLVEKTGGDQEHRAFQFLREFMERKLNFRL; encoded by the coding sequence ATGCCTTCTTCACGGCGGAGCGTGAAGAGTCCATTATTCACCATGATTCTTGAAGGTATTGTCACCACGGTCGGCATCGATGGAGGAGTGAACATTGCGCCAATGGGGCCGCACGTGGATCTGGCAATGAATCAGTTCGTCTTGCGCCCGTTTCGCACTTCGACAACCTATCGGAATTTGAAACATTCGGGCGAAGGCGTGTTTCACGTAACGGACGACGTTTGGCTGCTAGCGCACACGGCCATTGGTGGATTGAAATGGGAAGTCGATCTGACGCCGACGACCGTCATTCAAGGCCAGCGTCTGACCGATTGTTGCCGCTGGTATGAGTTTCGCGTTCAATCGATCGACGACCGTTCGGAGCGAACGGAGATGGTTGCCCAGGTTGTCGCAGCGGGCCAAGTCCGCGATTTCTTTGGCTTTAACCGCGGCAAGCATGCCGTCGTCGAAGCGGCGATCCTAGCCACGCGCGTTGGAATTTTACCGCCAATCGAAATTCACGCGGAAATGAAGCGATTGCAGCCCTTGGTGGAGAAGACCGGCGGCGACCAAGAACACCGCGCCTTTCAGTTTTTACGGGAATTCATGGAGCGAAAGCTGAATTTTCGATTGTAA
- a CDS encoding pyridoxine 5'-phosphate synthase — translation MPELGVNIDHVATLRQARRTYEPDPVWAAAAAELGGAEGITIHLREDRRHIQDRDLEVLRKTVSVKLNLELAAAREILNIACRVKPDQATLVPEKREEVTTEGGLDIVAHRRATADAIQQLKDAGIYVSLFLDADPRQLETAKALGADAVELHTGQYALAKAGKQRDTEMAKLVAGSKQIRELQMALHAGHGLNYLNVQPVAQISGMHELNIGHAIVARAVFIGFQHAVREMKNLLRG, via the coding sequence ATGCCCGAACTCGGTGTCAATATCGACCATGTGGCCACTCTACGCCAAGCGCGGCGGACCTACGAACCCGACCCAGTATGGGCCGCCGCCGCCGCGGAACTTGGCGGCGCAGAGGGCATCACGATCCACCTGCGCGAAGACCGCAGGCACATTCAAGACCGCGACTTGGAAGTGCTGCGTAAGACGGTGAGCGTGAAGCTCAATCTCGAGTTGGCTGCCGCCAGGGAAATTCTCAACATCGCTTGCCGTGTGAAGCCCGACCAGGCCACGCTCGTGCCGGAAAAGCGCGAAGAAGTGACGACCGAGGGCGGGTTGGATATTGTGGCCCACCGCCGGGCGACCGCCGATGCAATCCAGCAACTGAAGGACGCCGGCATTTACGTCAGCCTGTTCCTCGACGCCGACCCACGGCAACTCGAAACGGCAAAAGCGTTAGGGGCCGACGCCGTCGAGCTTCACACCGGCCAATACGCGCTGGCCAAAGCCGGTAAACAGCGCGATACGGAGATGGCCAAGCTAGTTGCTGGAAGCAAGCAAATTCGCGAACTTCAAATGGCGCTGCATGCCGGGCACGGACTGAACTATCTCAACGTGCAGCCGGTTGCCCAAATTTCCGGCATGCACGAACTCAACATCGGCCATGCGATTGTTGCCCGCGCGGTGTTTATCGGCTTTCAACATGCCGTTCGGGAGATGAAGAACTTGCTGAGGGGCTAG
- a CDS encoding MFS transporter, translated as MNQPTTARDDHLGDRLMRLIWWRKPSADLAERIRRRVTVHLIPYLFFLYILAYLDRVNVSVAQLGMELPASEQGLGFTRSTIGFGAGLFFWGYWILEIPSTLSVVRWGARWVFVRILVLWGVCATLVGFIGLPIAAKVFGWFSFLPGQFFDELPTNAKYQFYFLRFMLGFFEGGFLPSVIMYLSLWFRSQDRAKAIALFMAAIPLSSAIGLPLSGLLLGVHWLGMPGWRWIFIIEGILPIFAGITTLFFLPDRPEKAKWLTPQEKDWLSNEFDAEHQSKQGHGHWAWLHHLGIVLLLTAVYFGQNVMGYGLSMFMPAIIKSQSGVTSQVASFLATVPFALAFIGILFNGWHSDRTRERFWHVAASLAMTSIGLYLAAALDSVPLAAVTVMMLMVGFCMYAHLPAFWPIVTIYLGAAAAASAIGFINMVGNLGGFVGPNIVGTSVDEDIRWVSSLMETQDTAPLSRDNSEKIDKLAEAISASRKLSLDENRQLSELLGQVKKGEAFDRETQSQLVGLLNRGASFSDALRHLAPWPMMSAIIILIVGYVHRKTARKRAAIAQISP; from the coding sequence ATGAATCAGCCAACCACTGCCCGTGACGATCATCTCGGCGACCGCTTGATGCGGCTCATCTGGTGGCGCAAACCGAGCGCCGACCTGGCCGAACGTATCCGCCGCCGCGTGACGGTGCATCTCATTCCGTACTTGTTTTTTCTATATATCTTGGCGTATCTCGACCGGGTAAATGTTTCGGTCGCTCAGCTCGGGATGGAGTTGCCCGCGAGTGAACAAGGATTGGGATTTACCCGCAGCACGATCGGCTTTGGGGCGGGATTGTTTTTTTGGGGTTATTGGATCTTGGAAATTCCCAGTACGCTCAGCGTCGTTCGTTGGGGCGCCAGATGGGTGTTTGTGAGGATTTTAGTTCTGTGGGGAGTGTGTGCGACGCTGGTCGGGTTCATCGGACTGCCAATCGCCGCGAAAGTGTTCGGGTGGTTTTCGTTTCTGCCTGGGCAATTTTTTGACGAGTTGCCGACCAATGCGAAATATCAATTCTATTTTTTGCGATTCATGTTGGGGTTTTTTGAGGGCGGCTTTTTACCTTCGGTCATCATGTATTTGTCGCTTTGGTTTCGCTCCCAAGATCGGGCCAAGGCCATTGCGCTGTTCATGGCGGCGATTCCGCTGTCCAGCGCCATTGGACTACCACTTTCCGGGTTGCTCTTGGGCGTCCATTGGCTAGGGATGCCAGGTTGGCGCTGGATCTTCATTATCGAAGGAATTCTGCCGATATTCGCTGGAATTACCACGTTGTTCTTTCTTCCCGACAGGCCGGAAAAAGCAAAATGGCTTACGCCCCAAGAAAAGGACTGGCTGTCGAACGAATTCGACGCGGAGCATCAGTCCAAGCAAGGGCATGGCCATTGGGCGTGGCTCCATCACTTGGGCATCGTATTGTTGCTAACCGCGGTCTATTTTGGCCAAAACGTCATGGGCTACGGGCTTTCCATGTTTATGCCCGCGATTATTAAATCTCAATCGGGAGTGACTAGCCAAGTTGCGAGTTTTCTGGCGACCGTGCCGTTTGCATTGGCTTTCATCGGAATTCTGTTCAACGGATGGCACTCCGATCGGACGCGCGAACGCTTCTGGCATGTCGCCGCATCACTGGCAATGACAAGCATTGGACTCTATCTTGCCGCCGCGCTCGACAGTGTTCCCCTGGCAGCGGTGACCGTCATGATGCTGATGGTCGGATTCTGCATGTATGCGCATCTTCCCGCGTTCTGGCCCATCGTTACGATCTACCTTGGCGCGGCCGCCGCGGCTTCCGCGATTGGATTTATCAACATGGTCGGAAATTTGGGAGGTTTTGTCGGCCCGAATATCGTCGGTACATCGGTCGACGAAGATATCCGCTGGGTTAGCTCGTTGATGGAAACTCAGGATACAGCGCCGCTGTCCCGCGACAATTCCGAAAAGATCGACAAGCTGGCCGAAGCAATTTCTGCTTCGCGAAAGTTGTCCCTGGATGAAAATCGACAACTCAGCGAGCTATTGGGCCAGGTAAAAAAGGGAGAAGCATTCGATCGCGAAACGCAATCGCAACTCGTTGGTTTACTGAATCGTGGCGCTAGTTTTTCCGATGCTTTGAGGCACTTGGCTCCTTGGCCCATGATGTCGGCCATCATCATTCTGATCGTGGGATACGTTCACCGCAAAACCGCACGGAAACGCGCGGCAATCGCTCAAATCAGCCCATAG
- a CDS encoding 4-hydroxy-tetrahydrodipicolinate synthase: MSTQGESFAGLSVAIVTPIKNDEVDYPALRAQIEFQIEAGATCICPVGTTGESPTLSHEEHERVVAASIEYANKRIKVMPGTGSNSTREALRLTKFAAKHGADAALVVAPYYNKPTQEGFYLHFKALAEAVDLPICVYNIPGRTGRNIEPETIARMGELKNITMVKEATGSLDQASQTIALSNLTVLSGDDSLTLPIMSVGGRGVISVVGNIVPRDVIALCKAFDSGDIAAAQRWHRKLFPLCRNLLGLATNPIPIKAAMKMLGRDAGELRLPMTPLEAAGEVRLRKTLTDYGLI, from the coding sequence ATGTCAACTCAAGGTGAATCCTTTGCCGGCCTGTCGGTGGCGATCGTCACGCCGATCAAGAACGACGAAGTCGACTACCCGGCCTTGCGAGCGCAAATCGAGTTTCAAATCGAAGCCGGCGCCACGTGTATTTGTCCGGTCGGCACCACCGGTGAGTCGCCAACGCTGTCGCACGAAGAGCACGAGCGCGTGGTGGCGGCGTCGATCGAATACGCAAACAAGCGCATCAAAGTGATGCCCGGCACCGGTTCCAACAGTACCCGCGAGGCGCTGCGGCTCACGAAATTCGCCGCCAAACATGGCGCCGATGCGGCCCTGGTCGTCGCTCCCTATTACAACAAGCCGACGCAGGAAGGATTTTATTTGCACTTCAAAGCGCTGGCCGAAGCAGTGGACCTGCCCATTTGCGTCTACAATATTCCAGGCCGCACCGGAAGAAATATCGAGCCGGAAACGATTGCCCGAATGGGCGAGCTTAAGAATATCACGATGGTGAAAGAGGCTACCGGTTCGCTGGACCAGGCGTCGCAAACGATTGCGCTATCGAATCTCACGGTGCTGAGCGGCGACGACAGCTTGACTTTGCCCATCATGTCGGTCGGTGGACGCGGCGTGATTTCGGTCGTCGGCAACATTGTCCCGCGTGATGTGATCGCACTGTGCAAGGCGTTCGACTCGGGCGACATTGCCGCAGCCCAGCGCTGGCACCGAAAACTCTTTCCCCTCTGTCGCAATCTGTTGGGACTAGCGACCAACCCCATCCCCATTAAAGCCGCGATGAAAATGCTGGGCCGCGACGCGGGCGAGTTGCGCCTACCCATGACGCCGCTGGAGGCGGCGGGGGAAGTCAGATTGAGGAAGACACTGACGGACTATGGGCTGATTTGA
- a CDS encoding aminodeoxychorismate/anthranilate synthase component II — protein MILLLDNYDSFAHNLARYLTRLGQETVVVRNDAIDVAAVRAMRPDAIVLSPGPCTPNEAGISLELIRTLHPEMPILGICLGHQAIAVALGGQVIRAPQPVHGRTSLVLHDNRGIFANLPNPLTVCRYHSLIVDESSLPSELHASARSEDGVIMAVEHRQFPVVGLQFHPESILTDCGYHLLEAFLRRAGLQCYPCMPTIADERLEVATDTFTWSDRPVTF, from the coding sequence ATGATCCTACTTCTCGATAACTACGACAGCTTCGCCCACAACCTGGCGCGATACTTGACGCGCCTCGGCCAAGAAACGGTTGTGGTGCGGAATGATGCGATCGACGTCGCTGCCGTTCGGGCCATGCGGCCGGATGCGATCGTGCTGTCGCCCGGCCCATGCACGCCCAACGAGGCCGGAATCTCACTGGAGTTGATCCGCACGCTGCATCCCGAAATGCCGATTTTGGGGATTTGTCTAGGGCATCAAGCGATCGCCGTGGCGCTCGGCGGCCAAGTGATCCGCGCGCCGCAGCCAGTGCATGGCCGGACTTCCCTGGTGCTGCACGACAACCGTGGTATTTTCGCCAATTTGCCGAATCCGTTGACCGTGTGCCGCTACCATTCGCTCATTGTGGACGAATCGTCATTGCCGTCAGAATTGCACGCGTCGGCCCGTAGCGAGGACGGCGTCATCATGGCGGTCGAACATCGCCAATTTCCGGTTGTCGGCTTGCAATTCCACCCCGAATCGATCCTGACCGATTGTGGCTACCACCTGTTGGAGGCGTTTTTGCGCCGAGCGGGATTGCAGTGCTATCCTTGTATGCCGACAATTGCCGACGAACGATTGGAGGTGGCGACCGATACGTTCACGTGGTCGGATCGCCCCGTCACGTTTTGA